The Saccharomonospora cyanea NA-134 genome includes a region encoding these proteins:
- the eccB gene encoding type VII secretion protein EccB translates to MPSTPTTKSQVQAYQFVLRRMQSALVRKDAVMLHDPMRTHSRATIVGVVLSCLGMLGFIIVGLFKPDPKAPDSGIVIGEQSGTVYVVAGNPKKLIPTFNLASARLILMSQNQGEGQGGQGGGVVEATPPKVVSDEQLKDIPKGRLQGIPGGPDLLPSESQLVSTEWGICDQVNVDNSLNDSEARRQAVTETTVLAGVKDLGRELAQNQALLVSADDEKHYLVYRQKTDANKLNANTVRAEVDLTQNAVTVALNLDESRARRISTGLLNAIPSVGTLNLPTIQGANQPPDFNVSGLKVGDVFETQLATSTDIYVVLKEGVQRVSPTVADMILYNPAIGGSSAAEVTPDVLQGLPQVNRGDAGYLDVDHYPDAKPTVLDPMQHQVACLGWNLRGEGEQRDAFTSVYISNVLPTPKNADGTPQVVKIGTPSPDGLKVDNFYMQPGFAAAVQSATTKDTFYRGNIQLISDRGVRYGIPNEDIAKGLGLTKLSPAPESIIKLLPAGPSLNPQDAQRTYDTVSVDEQAGTVIQPEERAASQGGN, encoded by the coding sequence ATGCCGTCAACACCGACAACAAAGTCGCAAGTCCAGGCCTACCAATTCGTGCTGCGTCGCATGCAGTCCGCCTTGGTGCGCAAGGACGCCGTGATGTTGCACGACCCGATGCGCACACACTCGCGTGCCACCATCGTGGGCGTCGTGCTGAGCTGCTTGGGGATGCTGGGCTTCATCATCGTCGGCCTCTTCAAGCCCGATCCGAAGGCACCGGACTCCGGCATCGTCATCGGGGAGCAGTCCGGGACCGTTTACGTGGTAGCCGGTAACCCGAAGAAGCTCATCCCGACGTTCAACCTGGCGTCGGCGCGTCTGATCCTCATGTCGCAGAACCAGGGGGAGGGGCAGGGGGGCCAGGGCGGTGGTGTCGTCGAGGCCACGCCTCCCAAAGTCGTCTCCGACGAACAGCTCAAGGACATTCCCAAGGGGCGTCTGCAGGGTATCCCGGGCGGCCCTGACCTGCTGCCGTCGGAGAGTCAGCTGGTTTCCACGGAATGGGGCATCTGTGATCAGGTCAACGTGGACAATTCGCTGAACGACTCCGAGGCGAGGCGGCAGGCCGTGACGGAGACCACGGTCCTGGCAGGTGTCAAGGACCTCGGTCGCGAGCTCGCTCAGAACCAGGCGTTGCTGGTGTCAGCCGACGACGAGAAGCACTACCTCGTGTACCGGCAGAAGACAGATGCCAACAAGCTGAACGCGAACACCGTGCGGGCAGAGGTGGACCTCACGCAGAACGCGGTCACCGTCGCACTGAACCTGGACGAGAGCAGGGCGCGGCGCATCTCGACCGGACTGCTCAACGCGATCCCGTCGGTAGGGACCCTCAACCTGCCGACCATTCAAGGCGCCAACCAGCCACCGGACTTCAACGTCTCCGGCCTCAAGGTCGGTGACGTGTTCGAAACTCAGCTCGCCACCAGCACGGACATCTACGTGGTGCTGAAGGAAGGCGTGCAGCGGGTTTCGCCGACTGTGGCAGACATGATCCTGTACAACCCGGCGATCGGAGGCAGCAGTGCGGCCGAGGTGACCCCTGACGTGCTGCAGGGCCTGCCACAGGTGAACCGGGGCGATGCCGGTTACCTCGACGTGGACCACTATCCGGACGCCAAGCCGACCGTGCTCGACCCCATGCAGCACCAGGTGGCGTGTCTGGGTTGGAACCTCAGGGGTGAGGGCGAGCAGCGCGACGCGTTCACGTCGGTGTACATCTCGAACGTCCTGCCGACGCCGAAGAACGCGGACGGCACTCCGCAGGTCGTGAAGATCGGGACGCCCTCACCGGACGGCCTGAAGGTCGACAACTTCTACATGCAGCCTGGTTTCGCGGCGGCTGTGCAGTCGGCGACGACGAAGGACACGTTCTATCGTGGCAACATCCAGCTCATCTCCGACCGCGGAGTGCGCTATGGCATCCCGAACGAGGACATCGCAAAGGGCCTGGGGCTCACCAAGCTCTCCCCCGCGCCCGAGTCGATCATCAAGTTGCTACCGGCCGGGCCTTCGCTGAACCCACAGGACGCGCAGAGGACCTACGACACCGTGTCTGTGGACGAGCAAGCGGGCACCGTGATCCAGCCCGAGGAGCGGGCCGCCTCACAGGGCGGCAACTGA
- the eccE gene encoding type VII secretion protein EccE — MFGANFGPLPVTNLVLLEVGLAIGLILIAIDQSLVYVAIGIAGVMLILAFLRWGGQWFTQWAGLTARYTLRSHDRVVVPPAPTDVETLAAQDDDKVIGPDDARVSLLRLAVPDLVVAQGRDHEHQEVGFAYHDGTWTAVLLVEPTPALITQADGAPSLPLSALAPCLEDRGVVLDSIQMTWHCYPGSAALPADSPALASYMEVLGPLPAAARRTTWVSVRLDPKRCPAAVRERGGGVMGAHRALIGALSRVRNAMESHGVPTRPLSPDELLRAGISAAELTGVAGSNSRVRMQERWTGVTAAGIGHASYAITGWPKGKISTTLNALTSVRALSATVAMSISPSDEENRIGLRGVVRISARNPRELDASDQRLTSVSERIGVTLTPLRGRQAAGFSATLPMGGTA; from the coding sequence ATGTTCGGCGCGAACTTCGGCCCCCTTCCTGTCACCAACCTCGTGCTACTCGAGGTCGGTCTCGCGATCGGGCTGATCCTCATCGCGATCGACCAGTCCCTGGTCTATGTCGCGATCGGAATCGCCGGCGTCATGCTGATCCTGGCGTTCCTACGTTGGGGCGGTCAGTGGTTCACCCAGTGGGCCGGGCTGACGGCTCGCTACACCCTCAGATCACACGATCGCGTAGTCGTTCCGCCCGCTCCCACCGATGTGGAAACGCTCGCTGCGCAGGACGACGACAAGGTGATCGGCCCGGACGACGCACGCGTCAGTCTGCTCCGCCTCGCCGTGCCCGACCTCGTCGTCGCGCAGGGGCGGGATCACGAGCACCAGGAAGTCGGATTCGCGTACCACGACGGCACTTGGACGGCTGTTCTCCTCGTGGAACCCACGCCAGCGTTGATCACCCAGGCAGATGGTGCACCGAGCCTGCCTCTGTCGGCGCTGGCGCCCTGCCTGGAGGACCGGGGCGTGGTACTCGACTCCATCCAGATGACGTGGCACTGCTATCCCGGCAGTGCGGCGCTCCCGGCCGACTCGCCTGCGCTGGCGTCGTACATGGAGGTTCTGGGCCCGCTTCCCGCTGCTGCACGACGGACGACATGGGTGTCCGTCCGGCTTGACCCGAAACGGTGTCCGGCCGCAGTACGGGAACGCGGCGGCGGTGTCATGGGGGCACACAGGGCGCTGATCGGTGCGCTGTCGCGCGTCCGCAACGCCATGGAGTCGCACGGCGTCCCGACCCGACCGCTGAGCCCGGACGAACTGTTGCGCGCCGGAATTTCGGCCGCGGAACTCACCGGTGTCGCCGGGTCCAACTCCCGCGTCCGGATGCAGGAACGTTGGACGGGCGTGACGGCAGCGGGCATCGGCCACGCGAGCTACGCCATTACGGGCTGGCCCAAAGGCAAGATCAGCACGACTCTCAACGCGTTGACGAGCGTCCGCGCGTTGTCCGCCACGGTGGCGATGTCGATCTCCCCGTCCGATGAGGAGAACCGCATCGGGTTGCGAGGTGTGGTGCGGATCAGCGCGCGTAACCCGCGCGAGCTCGACGCCAGCGACCAGCGACTGACGAGCGTCTCGGAGCGCATCGGGGTCACGTTGACGCCACTGCGCGGACGCCAAGCGGCCGGTTTCTCCGCCACCCTGCCGATGGGAGGTACGGCATGA